The Microbacterium oleivorans genome contains the following window.
CAGCGCTCCCTGTCCGGCCGAGGTCGGCCAGGCGTCGAGGGCGAACGTCTCGCCGATCACACTGTCACGACCGATGCGTCGCAGTCCGGCCTCGGCGAGCACGACGGCGTCGTACTCTCCGTCGCGGACCTTGCGCAGCCGCGTATCGACGTTTCCGCGGATGTCGCGCACCTGCAGGTCGGGTCGGCGGCGCAGCACCTGGGCGACACGACGCGGTGACCCCGTGCCGACGACGGCGCCGGCGGGCAGGGCATCCAGCGTCGTCGCCGCGTCGGGACCGCAGAGGACGTCGCGCTGCGGCGCGCGCGACGGGACGGCCGCGATCTCGAGCCCCGCGTACGGAGCCGTGGGCAGATCCTTCATCGAGTGGACGACGAGGTCGCAGTCCCCGCGCAGCAGCGCCTCGCGCAGCGCCGTGGCGAACACGCCCGTCCCGCCCATCTGCGCGAGCGATCCGGTCAGCACGTCGCCGTCGGTCGTGATCTCGACCAGACGGACCGGGATGCCGGTGGACGCCGTGATCGCATCGGCGACGTGCTGCGACTGGGTGGTGGCGAGCAGACTCGCCCGCGTGCCCAGCCGCAGCGCCGGAGCCTCGGTCACGGCGCCACCCCCGCGAGCGCCGGCTGGAAGCCGAGACGCTTGTTCTCGCAGCAGCCGGGGCGGCACACGTCGTACCAGGGCCCCAGCGCGGTCACGGCGGGTCGCTCGTCGACGGGGGTCGCGTCGAGCCTCTCCTGCACGAGGTCGACCAGCCCGCTCACGTAGGCGGGGTGGGTGCTGGGCGAGGCCGTGCGGACTGCGAACAGGCCGTGCTCCTCGGCGGTCTCCATCGCCTCGGTGTCGAGGTCCCAGAGCACCTCCATGTGGTCGCTGACGAAGCCGAGCGGGACGATCAGGATGGCCCTGCGCCCGGCGGCCGGCAGCTCGGCGATCGCATCGTTGATGTCGGGCTCGAGCCAGGGCACCTGGGGCGGACCGGATCGGCTCTGGAACACCAGCTGCCACGGGCTGGTCGTGCCGAGCTCGGCGACGATCGCCTCGGCGACGGCCGTGTGCTGCGCGACGTAGGCGCCGCCGGGCCCGAAGCCGCGCTCGGGCGGACCGGAGCGGTCGGCGTCGGAGTTGGGGATCGAGTGCGTCGAGAAGAGGATCTCGACCTCGTCCGGTGCGATGCCGCGCTCGGCGACCGCCGCGAGCCCGTCGCGCAGCCCCTCGACGAACGGCGCCACGAAGCCCGGGTGGTCGAAGAACTGCCGGACCTTGTCGATCTGGATCTCGGCACCGAGCCCGGTGGCCTCCATCGCGTCGGCCAGATCCTCGCGGTACTGCCGGCACGAGGAGTACGAGCTGTAGGCGCTGGTCGCCACCGCGATCACCCGACGGTGACCGTCGGCGTGGAGCGCGCGCAACGCATCGTCGACGTAGGGCATCCAGTTGCGATTGCCCCAGTACACCGGCAGGTCGAGCCCGCGCGCCGCGATCTCGGCTTCGAGGGCGTCCTTGAGCTCGCGGTTGTGCTGGTTGATCGGCGACACGCCGCCGAAGTGGCGGTAGTGGTGGGCGACCTCTTCGAGTCGCTCGTCGGGGATGCCGCGGCCCGCCGTGACGTTCCGGAGGAAGGGCAGCACGTCGTCCTGGCCCTCGGGTCCGCCGAAGCCGAGCAGGAGGAGCGCGTCGTAAGTCGTGGGCTCGCTCACGTGGGGCGCACCGCTGCACGCCGCGGGACTGGCCGCGGGGACGGCGCATCCCGGCGCACAGGCCGGAGCGCTGGTGGCGCGGGGAGGCTTCGGGCGGAACTCGTTCTCGCTCATCAGGACAGCACCTCCGCGAGCTCGGCGATCTCGACACGCCGGCCGGTGTAGAACGGAACCTCTTCGCGCACGTGGCGCCGCGCATCGGTGGCGCGCAGGTCGCGCATCAGATCGACCAGGCTGATCAGCTCGTCGCTCTCGAGGGGCAGCAGCCACTCGTAGTCGCTCAGCGCGAAGGTCGACACGGTGTTGGCGATGACGTCCGTGAAGACCGCGCCACGGCGACCGTGCTGCGCGAGCATGGCGGATCGCTCGTCCTCGGGAAGCAGGTACCACTCGTAGCTGCGCACGAACGGATAGAGGCACAGCCAGTCGCGTGCATGCTCGCCGCGCAGGTATCCCGGCACGTGACGTTTGTTGAACTCCGCCTCGCGGTGCACGCCCATCGCACTCCATTCGAGCTCGAACGCCGCCAGTGCAGCCGTGCGGCGCAGAGCGCGCAGCGCCCGCTGCAAGGCGGCCGGGTCGTCGGCGGATCCGGGAGCGGTGTGCAGCCACACCATCAGGTCGGCTCCGCCGCGCATGCCCGTCACGTCGTACAGGCCCCGCACGGTCACCCCGGCGGCGGGCAGGTCGGCGACGACGCGCTCGATCTCGGCGAGGTCGGGCTCGGTCGGTGCCTGTGGGCGCGGACGAGGACCGGCGAGGATCGCGAAGAGGGTGTAACCGAGCGGGATCTGTTCGGTCATCGGGGCTCCTTTCGGACGGCGGGGACGGAGAAGAGCTGCTGCGCGAGGGCGCGGGCGTGCGGGATCACGGAGGCGAGGCCCGTGCCGGCGGCGACCGCGCCGGTGACGTGGATGCCGCGGACGGCGGCATCCATCACCGCGCGCGTCCAGTCGTCGGACTCCGCCGGCACCACCGCGTCGCGCCAGCGGGTGGTGATGATCTCGCCGATGTCGCCACGGTCGATGCGGACACCGGTCAGCTGCGTGATCTCGCGGGCGACGGCGGCGGCGGAGTCGAGACCCGCAGTGTCGTCGGCGCGGGCCGAGAGGCGCACCACGTGCGTGTCGGCGGCGAGGGCGGCACGGGCCCACGCCCACTTCGCATCGATGTGGGTCATCGCCTTGGCCGCGGTCCGGGCGCCGGGTGCCACGATGACACCCGACCCGACCGGCTCGGCCGAGAGCCCGACGGAGGTCACGGCGGCGGTCAGCAGCCGGACGGCCGGCTGGATCGGCGCGGAAGCGGCGTCGTCGATCGCCGCGGGCGTCATCCCGAGCAGCTGCGCCGCCGCGCGCGGTCCGGTGGCGACCACGACGCCGCGGGATCGCAGCGTCGCGTCGTCGAGCTCGACGGCCACGCCGCCGGCGCCGGCACTGAGCGCGCGGACGGTGCGGCTCGTGCGGATGTCGGCTCCGCGCGAGCGCGCCTGCGCAGCCACGGCTTCGGCGAGCCGCCACATGCCGCCGGCGATGCCGCCCACCGCCGTACCGCCCGGGGCGTCCGGCGCGACCTCGGCGGCGGCAGCGAGCAGCGACCCGGTGCGCTCGAACGCCGTCCACATCTTGGGGTGCAGTCGCGGCAGCGGCACCGCGGCGGCGGGCTGGGAGTAGATGCTGCGGCAGAGCGGATCGACGAGACCGTCGAGGAGGCCGGCACCCAGACGCTCCTCGACGACGTCGGCGAGCGACGCGGTCGGGTCGAGCGGTGTTCCGCCGACCTCGGCGGCGGCGCGCTGCGCGGCCCGCTCGCCGATGATCGCCACGACGTCGGCGGCGAGCGGATCGGCGGGAATGCCGATGACCGTGCGGCGCGGGAGCGGCAATCGGCTCCACCGTCCGCCCGCACGCGGCGACACCAGGTGCGCCGGCCCCGAACGGGGCGTCACGATCTCGAGCGGGAGGTCGAAGTCGGCGATCAGACGCGGCACGGCATCGGTGCGCTTGGCGAACGACTCCGCACCGAGATCGATGTCGATGCCGGCGAGGCGGCCGCGTCGCAGCATGCCACCGACGCGGTCGTCGGATTCGAGCACGACGACACCGGCGCCCGCGGTGGCGGCTTCGAGGGCCACGACGAGACCCGCGATGCCGCCGCCCACGACGACGAGGTCGACGTCGGACCTCATGCCGCTCGCCAGTCGTGCACGGTGCGCACGACGGAGCTGATCGCGTCGGGATCGGCTTCCATCGGCACGCCGTGACCGAGGTTGAACACGTGTGCGCGCGCCGCGCGTCCGGCCGTGAGGATGCGACCGATCGCGGCGTCGCGCACCGGCGCGGGCGCGAACAACAACGCGGGGTCGAGGTTGCCCTGCAGCGTCAGATCCGTACCGACCCGGCGCGCGGCCTCGTCGAGCGGCACGCGGTAGTCGACGCCGAGCGCATCGATGCCGATCGAGGCCATGTCGGCGAGGATCTCGCCCGTGCCGACGCCGAAGTGCACGAGCGGGATGTGGTCGATGCCCGCACCGGCGGGCACGGGGAGCGCGCGCACGGCCTCGAACGACGCCGCGGAGGCCGGGAGCGCTGCGGACCGGTAGTCCTCGGGAGGCAGTCCCCCCGCCCACGAGTCGAAGAGCTGCGCCGCGCTGGCGCCCGACGCGATCTGCAGCGCGAGGAACTCCCCGGTCACCCGGGCGAGCCACTCGGTGAGCGCGGCCCACGCGGCGGGATCTTCGTGGATGAGGCGTCGCGCAGCCATATGGTCCTTCGACGGGCCGCCCTCCACCAGGTACGCCGCGAGAGTGAACGGAGCGCCGGCGAAACCGATGAGCGGCAACGGCTCGCCGCGCGTCTCGGACTCCTCGGCGAGCATGCCGGTGGTCAGCTCCACCGCGCGGGCGATCGCCCCGCCGCGCTCGCGCACGAGGGCGGGATCGATCTCGACGGCGCGGGCGATGTCGGCGCCGGTGCGCAGCGGCTTCGAGAAGACCGGACCGCGTCCGGCCGCGATCTCGACGTCGATCCCGAGGATCGCGAGCGGCACGATGATGTCGCTGAAGAAGATGGCGGCGTCCACACCGTGGCGGCGAACCGGCTGGAGGGTGATCTCACTCGCCAGCTCGGGGGTGAGGCATGCATCGAGCATGGTGCCCTGCGAGCGCAGAGCCCGGTACTCGGGCAGCGACCTGCCCGCCTGCCGCATGAACCAGACGGGGGTCTTCTCGACGCGTTCGCCGAGCAGGGTGCGCACGAGACGGCTCGAGCCGGTCGCATGCGCGATGAGAGGGTGGGCGGATGCCGGAATGATGATCTCCTCGAATGAGTTAATCGATATACTAGTCACGATCTCAGGGGGTTCTTCCGCACGTGCTCGTCGCTCTCACCGCGCATCAGCGCTCTACGCCACTCGCTTCTCTGGAGCGACTCTCCGTCATCGGAGACGACGTCGGCACCCGGTTGACACAGGCCCACGAAGCCATCCAGGGGGCCGTCGTCCTCGCGACCTGCAACCGGTTCGAGGCGTACTTCGACCTCCGCGACGATGTCGATTTCCCCTCGACCATCCCCGCGATGGATGCCGCGATGGAGGAGATCGCCAAGCTCAGCGAGCTGCCGTACCGCACCGTGCGTGAAACCGTCGACTTCGAACACGGCAACCGTGTCGCCCACCATCTGTTCTCCGTCGCATCGGGCCTCGACTCCGTCGCCGTCGGCGAGGACGAGATCGCCGGCCAGGTACGCCGGGCCCTCGACGACGCGCGACGTGGCGGGCTGACCACCGCCCCGCTCGAGCACCTCTTCCAGCGGGCGACCGAGACCTCTCGCGCGGTGAAGAACAGCACGCGGATCGGCGAGTCGGGCCGCTCGCTCGTGCGCCTCGCACTCGAGCTCGCCTCGTCTCGGGTCGCCGACTGGTCGCGAGCCCGCGTGCTGCTGGTGGGCACCGGCCGTTACGCCGCGGCATCCCTCGCCGCGCTCCGCGACAAGGGTGCCACCGATGTCCGCGTGCACTCCCGATCGGGGCGCAGCCGCTTCGCGCAGCGGGAGCATCTCGTGGCCGTCGATGCCGAGCACTACGCCGAGGAGGCGGCCGCGGCGGATGTCATCGTCACCTGCACCACGACGACCGACACGTACGCGCTGACCGCCTCCGAGCACGCCGCACGTCGGGCCGGGGCCGAGCGCACCCAGCTGATCATCGACCTCGGTCTGCCGCGGAACGTCGACCCGGCGATGCGGGGCGTGCCCGACGTCGAGCTGCTCGACCTCGAGACCATCCGCGTCCACGCCCCGATCGACGAGTTCGCCACGCTCGGCGAGGCCCGTGAGATCGTCGCCGGCGCAGCCGCACGGCACGCCGCCGCCCGCCGCGTGCACGAGGTCGCCCCCTCGGTCGTCGCGATGCGCGGCTACATCACCGGCATCCTCGACGACGAGATCGACCGCGCGCGGCTGCGCGGCGAGTCACCGCAGGTCGAGGCCGCGCTCCGGCACTTCTCGGGTGTGCTGCTGCACCGGCTCATCGCCCAGGGCCACACGCTCGCCTCCTCCGGGTCGGGCGCGGCCTGGTCGGACGCCGTGCGCACGGTCTTTCCCGAGGCTGCGGGAGCCGAGCCGTCATGAGCCGACAGGTGACCCTGAAGGACATCGCGCTGCGCGCGGGTGTCTCCACGGCCGCCATCAGCCAGGCTCTGAACGATCGCGGGAGCCTGCGCCCCGAGACGCGCGAGCGCATCAAGTCGATCGCCGCCGAGCTCGGGTACCAGCCCAACAAGTACGCCGCCGCGCTGCGCAGCGGACGCACGATGTCGGTGGGCTTCGTCGTGCCCGAGGGCGCGGAGCTCGACCTGTCCAAGCGCGGCGCGCTGCATCGCAGCAGGCACATCGGCGCGCTCGTGCGAGCCGCAGCCGAACAGGGGTTCACCGTCACGATGCTCCCCGCCGCACGCCCGGATCTCCTGCGCGGGGCACAGATCGACGTGGTGTACTTCGCCGAGGTCGCCGCCGACGACCTGCTCCTGCGCGAGGCCGTCGGCCGCGGCATCCCGGTCGCGACGAACGATCTCTACGTCGACACGGACCTGTCCATCACGGTGCGGACCGGATACGACGAGGCCGTGCGTGCCGCTCTCGCACTGCTCGAGGCGGGCGGCGCGACCCGGATCGGCTTCCTCGTGGACGACGCCGGCTCGCCGCGCGACGAGATCGGCGAGACAGCGTACCGGGCGTGGAGCACGGTACGCGGCCGGACGCCCCTGGTGGCCCACGTCGATGCCGAGCACGGCTCGCTCCCCCGCCGGGTGGGCGAGCTGCGTGCCGCGGGCGCGGACGCGATCTTCTCGTTCGCCGAGGAGGGCCCGGCGATCTACCTCCAGCTCGAGGAGATGGACTTCGTCATCCCCCGCGACATGCAGTTCGTCGCGCTGTGCACCACCGACTGCGCGATCAATACCCGCCTGGGTGTGACCCACGTGTGCGTTCACCCCGAGCTGGCGCCCGCCGCGATGTTCCAGGCGCTGAGCACCGTGCGGGATGCGACCTCGCCGGATGTGGTCGATCTGCCGTGGGAGATCGTCCGCGGCTCGTCCACCCGCTGACCGGCGCCGTTCAGAACGGGCCGTAGACCTCGAGGGTGTTGGCGGCGACCTGCGCCGCGAGCTCGTCGACGTCCACGTTCAGCTCCTCGGCCATGAAGCGCAGGGTCACCGGGATCAGGTACGGCGCGTTCGGCCGGCCGCGATGCGGGGTGGGCGTGAGGAACGGCGCGTCCGTCTCGACGAGGATGCGCTCACGCGGAGTGACCGCGAGCGCGTCGCGCAGGTTCTGGGCGTTCTTGAAGGTGACGTTGCCGGCGAAGCTCGACCAGTACCCGCGGTCTGCGGCGATGCGCGCCATGTCGGCGTCGCCCGAGAAGCAGTGGAACACGGTGCGCTCGGGGGCGCCGACCCGCTGCAGCGTCTCGAGCACCGCGTCGTGGGCGTCGCGATCGTGGATCTGCATGGCGACCCCGTGCTTCTTCGCGAGCGCGATATGGGCCTCGAAGCTCGCGAACTGCGCGGGCAGGCCGTCCTCGCCGGTGCGGAAGAAGTCCAGTCCGGTCTCGCCGATCGCGCGCACACGAGGCTGGGCGGCGAGCTCGTCGATCACGCCGAGCGCCTCGTCGAGCCGGCCCGCGGCGGCGTACACGGGAGCCTCGTTCGGATGGACGGCCACGGCCGCCAGCACGCGCGGATCGGAGGCCGCGGCCCACGCCGACCATCGGGACGACTCGATGTCGCCGCCGGCCTGCACCACACCGGCCACACCCACGGATGCCGCGAGGTCGAGCTGTTCCCCGAGGGAGCGCGGCTCGTCGCCGTCCTCGATCTCGAGATGGGTGTGGTTGTCGTAGACCGGCACCGTCAGCGGTTCCGGGGGCGCCGGCCAGCGCACATCGCGCGCCGCCTGCGAGCGCTGCCGCACGTACTGCGAGACGTCGTCGGTCGGCTCAACGCGCAGTGACGGTGTCGCACGCCCCCGATCCGCGTTCTCCGGCGAGTCGACCATCGGTCAGGCGGTCTGCTCGACGCGCGGGAACAGCGGCGCGAGGCCGTTGACGCTCGTGCCGGCGGGGAGCACACCCCATGCGCCGGCCTCGCGGAGCAGCTGGTCCTCGAGGCGGGCGTCGATACCGAGCGCCGTCCACAGCTTCGCCGTCGACTCCGGCATCACGGGCGACAGCAGCACGGCCAGAGCGCGCAGCCCTTCGCCGGCGGTGTAGAGCACCGTGCCCAGGCGTGCGCGCTGCGAGGCGTCCTTGGCGAGAGCCCACGGCTCGTTCTCGGTGATGTAGCCGTTGAGGGCGTCGACGATCGTCCAGATCGCGGCGATCGCCTCGTCGGGCCGGAACCGCTCCATGGCCGTGTCGGCCGCGTGCGCGGCCTCCGACACCACGCGCTGGATCTCGAGGTCCGTCGCCGCGTATTCTGCCGGCGACGGGACGACACCCTCGAAGTAGCGCTCGATCATGGCGATCGTGCGCGAGGCGAGGTTGCCGAAGCCGTTCGCGAGCTCCGCCTGGTACCGCGCCGACAGGTCCTCCCAGGAGAACGAGCCGTCCTGTCCGAAGGCGATGGCCGAGAGGAAGTAGAACCGGTAGGCGTCGGAGCCGAAGACGTCGGTGATCTCGGTCGGCGCGATGCCGGTGAGCTTGGACTTCGACATCTTCTCGCCGCCCACGAGCAGCCAGCCGTGTGCGAAGACGCCGCGCGGCACGTCGAGCCCGGCGGCCATCAGCATGGCGGGCCAGATCACCGCGTGGAAACGCAGGATGTCCTTACCCACCACGTGGAACGCGGGCCACCGACGGTCGAACTGTTCGGGGTCGGTGCCGTAGCCGATCGCCGTGGCGTAGTTCAGCAGCGCGTCGACCCACACGTAGATCACGTGCGAGGGGTCCCACGGCACCGTGATGCCCCAGTCGAACGCCGAGCGCGAGATCGAGAGGTCCTTCAGGCCCGATCGCACGAAGGACACGACCTCGTTCCGCGCCGACTCCGGCCGCACGAAGTCGGGAACGGTCCGGTAGAGCTCGAGCAGGCGATCCTGGAACTCGCTCAGCTTGAAGAAGTAGTTCTTCTCCTGCAGCAGCTCGAGCGGCTTCGAGTGGATGGCGCACACCTTGAGACCCTCGAAGGCACCGGTGCCGGCGACGATCTCGGCCTCGGGCTTGAACTCCTCGCATCCGACGCAGTACAGCGCCGCGTACTCGCCCGCGTAGATGTAGCCGCGGTCGAACAGGGTCTGCACGAAGACCTTGACGCGCTCCTCGTGGCGTTCCTGGGTCGTGCGGATGAAGTCGTCGTTGGCCACGTCGAGGGTGCGCAGCAACGGGAACCACGACTCCTCGACGAGCTTGTCTACCCACTCCTGGGGGGTGACGTCGTTCGCCGCCGCCGCGCGGAGCATCTTCTGACCGTGCTCGTCGGTGCCGGTGAGCATCCAGGTGTCGTCTCCGGCCTGCCGATGCCAGCGCGCGAGCGTGTCGACGGCGACCGTGGTGTAGCCGTGCCCGATGTGCGGCAGATCGCTCGGATAGTAGATCGGCGTGGTGATGTAGAAACTGCGCCCGTTGCTCACCCCGAGATTCTAGTTCGCGGCGGCGGCGGCCCGGAGCCGTGTGTCGGGCCGGAGCGCGCTCAGGCGGTCTCGCGCACGACCAGGGTCGTCGGCAGCACGAGCGGATCCGGATCGCCCCCCGCGATGACCTGCAGCACCATGTCGACCATCGCCGAGCTGATCTCGGCCCAGGGCTGGCGCATCGTCGTCAGCGGCGGATCGTGGGTCACGGCGAGGCCGGAGTCGTCGAAGCCGGCCACCGCGATGTCGTGGGGCACGCGGCGCCCGCTGCGGCGGATGGCGGCGATCGCGCCGACGGCCATGACATCGGATGCCGCGAAGACGGCCTCGATGTCGGGGGCGCGCTCGAGGAGGCGGGTCATGGCCGCGGTTCCGGCGTCGCTGGAGTAGACGTCCTGCTCCACCAGCGCGGGATCGAACAGCTCGCCCATCTCGTCGCGGAAGCCCTCGAGCCGGTAGCGGCCCCCCGGCGTGTCGTCGGGCCCGGTGATCACGGCGATGCGCCGGTGTCCCTGCGCGAGCAGATGACGGGTCATCACGCGCGCCGACTCCTGCTCGTCGACCGAGACGGTCGGGACGCGGGCGCGGTCGCCGAGCGGAACGCCGGTGCACACGGTGGGGACGCCGGCGGCGATCAGGGAGGCCAGGAGCGGGTTCGACTCGTGCGACGAGATCAGCAGCACGCCGTCCACGTGCCCGGCCCGCACGTAGCGTTCGACGTTCGCCCGCTCGGCGGCGGTGTCGGCGATCATGAGCACCAGGGTCATCGACCGCTGCGCGAGCGCCTCGGTAGCCCCCCGCAGCAGCAGCGCGAAGGTCGGGTCGGCGAAGAGCAGGTGCTGCGGCTCGGTCAGCAGGAACGCCAGCGAGTTCGACCTGCCGGTGGCCAGGCTCCGCGCCGCGTGGTTGGCGGTGTACCCCGTCTCGCGGATCGCCCGGTCCACCGCCTCGCGAGCCTCGGGTGAGACCCAGTGTCCGCCGTTGATCACGCGCGACACCGTGCCGTGCGAGACACCGGCCGCCGCCGCGACGTCGCGGATGGTCGGTTTGCGCGACGCGCCGGTGGTGCCGTTCACGTCGGCGAGCATACTCCGGCCGGGGCCGTGCGCCCGGACGCGCGCCCGCAGCGCGCCTGCACAGCTGGGACCGGTCACAGTTCGGTAACGACAACGGTCACGTCGCCACTCCTCGCCTACTCTGGGACCATAACCTGTGACCGGTCACAGTTCGACCGGGCACCTTCACGAGACACGAGGACGCGTTTCATGCCTGCGAGCGTTTGGCCGGCCATCGACGGGATCGCCTACGGCGGCGACTACAACCCGGAGCAGTGGCCCCGCGAGGTCTGGCGCGAAGACGTCCGCCTCATGCGCGAGGCCGGCGTCAACCTCGTCAGCGTCGGCATCTTCTCCTGGGCGCTCATCGAGGTCCGCGAGGGCGAGTTCGACTTCGAGTGGCTCGACGAGATCATCGACCTCCTGCACGAGAACGGCATCGCCGTCGACCTCGGGACCCCGACCGCCTCTCCCCCCGCCTGGTTCTTCGCGAACCACCCCGACGCTCGCGCGGTCGACCGCGACGGCGTCGTCATGGGGTTCGGCTCGCGCGGCATGGCCTCGCACTCCGCACCCGCGTACCGCGAGGCGGCCGTCCGCATCGCGAGCACGCTGGCCGAGCGGTACGCCGAGCACCCGGCCGTGGTGATGTGGCACGTGCACAACGAGTACGGCGTCCCGGTGGGCGAGGACTACTCGCCCCACGCCGTCCGCGCCTGGCGCACCTGGCTGCAGGAGAAGTACGGCGCTCTCGACGCCCTGAACGCCGCCTGGGGCACCGCCTTCTGGGGTCAGCACTACACCGACTGGGAGCACATCGGCGCTCCCGCCACGGCCCCCTCGGTCATCAACCCCGCTCAGCGTCTGGACTTCGCGCGGTTCACCGACGCGCAGCTGCGCTCCTGCTTCGTCGCCGAGCGCGACGCGATCCGGCGGTTCTCGTCGCTCCCCGTGACCACCAACTTCATGGCCAACCAGCATCACGGCGTCGATCTGTGGTCGTGGGCACGCGAGGTCGACATCGTCTCGGACGACCACTACCTCTGGGCGGCGGACGAGGAGGGCGAGATCGGCCTGGCCATCGCCGCCGACCTCTCCCGGTCGGTCGGCGGCGGCAAGCCGTGGATCCTCATGGAGCACTCCACCTCGGCCGTGAACTGGCAGCCGCGCAACGTCGCCAAGCGGCCCGGAGAGATGGCCCGCAACTCGCTGTCGCATCTCGGTCGCGGAGCCGACGGCATCCTCTTCTTCCAGTGGCGCGCCGGACGCTCGGGCGCCGAGAAGTTCCACTCGGCGATGCTCCCGCACGCCGGCACGTCCTCGCGCGTCTTCCGCGAGGTCGTCGACCTCGGCGCCCGCCTCGGCAAGCTCACCGAGATGCGCGGGTCGCGGGTGCACGCCGACGTCGCGATCCTGTGGGATTTCGAGTCGTTCTGGGCACAGGACCTCGAGTGGCGTCCGTCCGAGGACGTCTCGCACGACGAGCGCATCCGGGCCTTCTACGAGGTGCTCTGGCGCGACAACATCGCCGTCGACTTCGCGCTGCCCGGCCATGACCTCTCGTCGTACAAGCTGGTCATCGCCCCCGCGCAGTATCTGCTGCGCCAGGCCGACGCCGACAACCTCAACGCGTACGTCGAGGCGGGCGGCACCCTCGTGGTGTCGTTCTTCTCGGCGGTCGTCGACGAGAACGACGCCGTGCATCCCGGTGGTTTCGCGGCGCCGCTCGAGCCCGCCCTCGGTATCCGCGTCGAGGAGCACCTGCCACTGCGTGCCGGCATTTCGACCACGATCACGCTGGGCGACGACACATTCGCGGCCGACATCTGGCACGAGCACCTCGTGGTCACCGGCGCCGAGACGGTGGCGACCTACCTCGACGGACCGGGGGCCGGCCAGCCCGCGATCACCCGCCGGCGACACGGCGCCGGAACCGGCTGGTACATCAGCACCCGACCGGATGCCGCCGCATTGCGCGCGGTGATGAGCCAGGTCTACGTCGAAGCGGGCCTCGCACCCTTCGACGCCCCGGCCGGCCTCGAGGTGATCCGACGCTCGGGTGACGAGCACGACTTCGTCGTCGCGATCAACCACTCCGCGACCGACGCAAGACTCGCCCTCGACGGCGTCGACCTGATGACAGGCGCCGCCATCGAGGGCACGCTGGAGGTGAGTGCGGGCGACGTCGCCGTCATCCGCGCACCGCGCACAGCAACCGGGGGTGGTCGCTGACCGACCCCACCGCCGGAGGACAGCCGACGTCCCCCGGCATGCACTGAGAAACCGCCGACGCCACCCGGCAGCGGCATCCCACACCGGTCGTGACGGAGCGACCTCTCGCGAGGTATCCCGATCGACCACTTCGGAAGGAAGATCCATGCGCAAGATCGGGACCGGAATCGTCGCCATCGCGGCGACCACCGTCCTGCTGGCCGGTTGCTCCGGCGGCAGCACCCCCACCGAGAGCGGCGACGCCGGCGGCGGATCGGGCTCCGCGCTCGTCGTCTGGACCGACGCGAACCGCGCGCCGGCCATCCAGGCCGCCGCCGAGGCGTTCACCGCCGAGACCGGCACCGAGATCGAACTCGTCGAGAAGAACTTCGAGGACATCCGCAACGACTTCATCAACCAGGTCCCCACCGGTGAGGGCCCC
Protein-coding sequences here:
- a CDS encoding TatD family hydrolase, whose translation is MVDSPENADRGRATPSLRVEPTDDVSQYVRQRSQAARDVRWPAPPEPLTVPVYDNHTHLEIEDGDEPRSLGEQLDLAASVGVAGVVQAGGDIESSRWSAWAAASDPRVLAAVAVHPNEAPVYAAAGRLDEALGVIDELAAQPRVRAIGETGLDFFRTGEDGLPAQFASFEAHIALAKKHGVAMQIHDRDAHDAVLETLQRVGAPERTVFHCFSGDADMARIAADRGYWSSFAGNVTFKNAQNLRDALAVTPRERILVETDAPFLTPTPHRGRPNAPYLIPVTLRFMAEELNVDVDELAAQVAANTLEVYGPF
- a CDS encoding LacI family DNA-binding transcriptional regulator; the encoded protein is MNGTTGASRKPTIRDVAAAAGVSHGTVSRVINGGHWVSPEAREAVDRAIRETGYTANHAARSLATGRSNSLAFLLTEPQHLLFADPTFALLLRGATEALAQRSMTLVLMIADTAAERANVERYVRAGHVDGVLLISSHESNPLLASLIAAGVPTVCTGVPLGDRARVPTVSVDEQESARVMTRHLLAQGHRRIAVITGPDDTPGGRYRLEGFRDEMGELFDPALVEQDVYSSDAGTAAMTRLLERAPDIEAVFAASDVMAVGAIAAIRRSGRRVPHDIAVAGFDDSGLAVTHDPPLTTMRQPWAEISSAMVDMVLQVIAGGDPDPLVLPTTLVVRETA
- the metG gene encoding methionine--tRNA ligase, whose translation is MSNGRSFYITTPIYYPSDLPHIGHGYTTVAVDTLARWHRQAGDDTWMLTGTDEHGQKMLRAAAANDVTPQEWVDKLVEESWFPLLRTLDVANDDFIRTTQERHEERVKVFVQTLFDRGYIYAGEYAALYCVGCEEFKPEAEIVAGTGAFEGLKVCAIHSKPLELLQEKNYFFKLSEFQDRLLELYRTVPDFVRPESARNEVVSFVRSGLKDLSISRSAFDWGITVPWDPSHVIYVWVDALLNYATAIGYGTDPEQFDRRWPAFHVVGKDILRFHAVIWPAMLMAAGLDVPRGVFAHGWLLVGGEKMSKSKLTGIAPTEITDVFGSDAYRFYFLSAIAFGQDGSFSWEDLSARYQAELANGFGNLASRTIAMIERYFEGVVPSPAEYAATDLEIQRVVSEAAHAADTAMERFRPDEAIAAIWTIVDALNGYITENEPWALAKDASQRARLGTVLYTAGEGLRALAVLLSPVMPESTAKLWTALGIDARLEDQLLREAGAWGVLPAGTSVNGLAPLFPRVEQTA
- a CDS encoding beta-galactosidase, with translation MPASVWPAIDGIAYGGDYNPEQWPREVWREDVRLMREAGVNLVSVGIFSWALIEVREGEFDFEWLDEIIDLLHENGIAVDLGTPTASPPAWFFANHPDARAVDRDGVVMGFGSRGMASHSAPAYREAAVRIASTLAERYAEHPAVVMWHVHNEYGVPVGEDYSPHAVRAWRTWLQEKYGALDALNAAWGTAFWGQHYTDWEHIGAPATAPSVINPAQRLDFARFTDAQLRSCFVAERDAIRRFSSLPVTTNFMANQHHGVDLWSWAREVDIVSDDHYLWAADEEGEIGLAIAADLSRSVGGGKPWILMEHSTSAVNWQPRNVAKRPGEMARNSLSHLGRGADGILFFQWRAGRSGAEKFHSAMLPHAGTSSRVFREVVDLGARLGKLTEMRGSRVHADVAILWDFESFWAQDLEWRPSEDVSHDERIRAFYEVLWRDNIAVDFALPGHDLSSYKLVIAPAQYLLRQADADNLNAYVEAGGTLVVSFFSAVVDENDAVHPGGFAAPLEPALGIRVEEHLPLRAGISTTITLGDDTFAADIWHEHLVVTGAETVATYLDGPGAGQPAITRRRHGAGTGWYISTRPDAAALRAVMSQVYVEAGLAPFDAPAGLEVIRRSGDEHDFVVAINHSATDARLALDGVDLMTGAAIEGTLEVSAGDVAVIRAPRTATGGGR
- a CDS encoding LacI family DNA-binding transcriptional regulator — translated: MSRQVTLKDIALRAGVSTAAISQALNDRGSLRPETRERIKSIAAELGYQPNKYAAALRSGRTMSVGFVVPEGAELDLSKRGALHRSRHIGALVRAAAEQGFTVTMLPAARPDLLRGAQIDVVYFAEVAADDLLLREAVGRGIPVATNDLYVDTDLSITVRTGYDEAVRAALALLEAGGATRIGFLVDDAGSPRDEIGETAYRAWSTVRGRTPLVAHVDAEHGSLPRRVGELRAAGADAIFSFAEEGPAIYLQLEEMDFVIPRDMQFVALCTTDCAINTRLGVTHVCVHPELAPAAMFQALSTVRDATSPDVVDLPWEIVRGSSTR